From a single Fulvivirga ulvae genomic region:
- a CDS encoding sensor histidine kinase, which produces MQKKFTVYYQRTPRVLKHIIFWLVFISFFAVLWGSFNDDYLHQFKMQLLYLPEKLFATYIALYILLPKYLLKEKYFLFFFWAVVILLIAGLTHWLTAYYIERPIYYPDDDWGGLWHPLKILKSATYIYPVVVLATLIKFFKHWYRTQQDSQSLARDKLQAELKFLRAQIHPHFLFNTLNNLYALALKKSDSAPEVVLKLSDLLNYMLYECNTDTVPLTKEIELVKNYVALEKLRYGDRLDVSFSVRGDVSGKTIAPMLVLPFVENSFKHGVSGETDHSWISIDLNVKDDLLTLKVDNSKSADQTIDEQNYREGIGLQNVNRRLELLYGGGYELKILDAEDSYLIVLKLYLNEYAQKT; this is translated from the coding sequence GTGCAGAAGAAATTCACAGTATATTATCAACGGACACCACGGGTGCTGAAACATATAATCTTTTGGCTGGTGTTCATCAGTTTCTTTGCTGTGCTCTGGGGCAGCTTTAATGATGATTATTTACACCAGTTCAAGATGCAGCTGCTCTACCTGCCTGAAAAACTGTTTGCCACGTACATTGCCTTGTACATTCTCCTGCCCAAATACCTGTTGAAGGAAAAGTACTTCCTGTTCTTCTTCTGGGCAGTGGTCATACTGCTCATTGCAGGGCTTACCCACTGGCTAACCGCCTATTATATAGAGCGCCCCATTTATTATCCTGATGACGACTGGGGTGGTTTGTGGCATCCGTTAAAAATACTGAAATCTGCTACTTACATCTATCCAGTAGTGGTGCTGGCTACACTTATTAAATTTTTTAAACATTGGTACAGAACCCAGCAGGACTCTCAAAGCCTGGCAAGGGATAAACTACAGGCCGAGTTAAAATTTTTAAGGGCGCAGATACACCCTCACTTCCTCTTCAATACTCTGAATAACCTGTATGCCCTCGCACTAAAAAAATCTGATAGTGCCCCGGAGGTAGTTTTGAAACTGTCTGACCTGCTGAATTATATGCTTTATGAGTGTAATACAGATACAGTACCCCTAACCAAAGAGATTGAACTTGTAAAGAACTATGTAGCACTGGAAAAGCTCAGGTATGGGGACAGGCTGGACGTTTCATTCTCAGTAAGGGGTGACGTATCGGGGAAGACCATTGCTCCCATGCTGGTATTGCCTTTTGTGGAGAATAGCTTCAAGCATGGTGTAAGCGGTGAAACAGACCACTCATGGATCAGTATAGACCTGAACGTAAAGGACGACCTGCTGACTTTGAAGGTGGATAATAGTAAAAGTGCTGACCAGACCATAGATGAGCAAAACTACAGGGAAGGTATTGGTCTCCAAAATGTAAACCGAAGGCTGGAATTGCTGTATGGTGGCGGCTATGAATTGAAAATTCTGGATGCTGAAGATTCGTATCTGATAGTACTCAAACTGTATTTAAACGAATACGCACAAAAAACGTAA
- a CDS encoding ATP-dependent Clp protease ATP-binding subunit: MEAKFSNRVKEVISLSREEALRLGHDYIGTEHLLLGMIREGEGVAVGLLRKLGIALDELRGAVEKVSKGTASHDVKNLANIPLTRQSEKVLKITYLEAKIFKSQLIGTEHLLLSILRDEDNIATQILEKFDVNYDVVKELLEYQTENPMASSDTDDPDDDSSKIFGGGAGSGAGKEKKGTEKSRTPVLDNFGRDLTKLAEENKMDPIVGREKEIERVAQILSRRKKNNPILIGEPGVGKTAIAEGLALRIVQKKVSRVLFGKRVVTLDLASLVAGTKYRGQFEERMKAVMNELEKSPEVILFIDELHTIVGAGGASGSLDASNMFKPALARGEIQCIGATTLDEYRQYIEKDGALARRFQMVMVDATTPEETVQILDNIKEKYEDHHHVNYTPEAIEACVKLSDRYISDRYLPDKAIDVLDEAGARVHINNIHVPDEIVKLEAAIEDIKEEKNQVVKSQKYEEAAQLRDKEKKLLEQLEQAKQRWEEETKSKRYTVDEENVADVIAMMTGIPTKRIAQKESNKLLGMNQELSGKVIGQDDAIKKLTKAIQRTRVGLKDPKKPIGSFIFLGPTGVGKTELAKVLSTYLFDKEDTLIRIDMSEYMEKFSVSRLVGAPPGYVGYEEGGQLTEKVRRKPYSVVLLDEIEKAHPDVFNLLLQVLDDGILTDGLGRRVDFRNTIIIMTSNIGVRDLKDFGAGIGFAPSSKQNNADDVMKSTIQSALKKAFSPEFLNRLDDVIVFNSLQREDIHKIIDLTLNKLFQRIKSLGYNVELTTKAKDFLAEKGYDPQYGARPLNRAIQKYLEDSVAEEILKGEIEEGATIVADYDGKGDELKLKMKKPKASKKEEKEE; this comes from the coding sequence ATGGAAGCAAAATTTTCAAATAGAGTTAAAGAAGTAATTTCACTAAGCCGGGAAGAGGCGTTACGACTTGGGCATGACTATATCGGCACTGAGCACCTGCTGCTGGGAATGATCAGAGAAGGAGAAGGTGTAGCAGTTGGTCTGCTTAGAAAGTTAGGAATAGCGCTTGATGAGTTACGAGGAGCCGTAGAGAAAGTCTCTAAAGGTACCGCTTCTCACGATGTGAAAAATCTGGCCAATATTCCTCTTACGCGCCAATCTGAAAAGGTATTGAAGATAACATACTTAGAGGCCAAAATATTCAAAAGCCAGCTCATAGGAACAGAGCACCTGTTATTATCTATCCTTAGGGATGAGGATAACATAGCCACGCAGATCCTCGAAAAATTTGATGTCAATTATGATGTTGTCAAAGAACTTCTGGAATACCAGACAGAAAATCCGATGGCATCATCAGATACTGACGATCCGGATGATGATTCATCCAAAATTTTCGGAGGAGGTGCCGGATCAGGAGCCGGAAAAGAGAAGAAAGGCACGGAAAAATCAAGAACTCCAGTACTGGATAATTTCGGACGTGACCTGACCAAGCTGGCTGAAGAGAATAAAATGGACCCTATCGTAGGCCGTGAAAAAGAAATTGAGCGTGTAGCTCAAATCCTTAGCCGTAGAAAGAAAAACAACCCTATACTTATCGGTGAACCTGGTGTTGGTAAAACTGCCATTGCAGAAGGCCTGGCACTGAGGATCGTACAGAAAAAAGTATCAAGGGTACTCTTCGGTAAGCGTGTAGTAACGCTGGATCTTGCTTCTCTGGTAGCCGGTACTAAATATCGCGGTCAGTTTGAAGAACGAATGAAGGCCGTGATGAACGAACTGGAGAAATCCCCTGAAGTGATCCTGTTTATAGATGAGCTTCACACCATAGTTGGAGCTGGAGGAGCTTCAGGTTCACTGGATGCCTCTAATATGTTCAAGCCTGCCCTGGCAAGAGGAGAGATCCAATGCATAGGTGCTACTACACTTGATGAGTACAGACAGTACATCGAAAAAGATGGCGCTCTAGCCAGAAGGTTCCAGATGGTAATGGTTGATGCAACCACTCCTGAGGAAACTGTTCAGATACTGGACAACATTAAAGAAAAATATGAAGACCACCACCATGTAAACTATACGCCTGAGGCCATAGAAGCATGTGTGAAACTCTCTGACCGATACATCAGCGACAGATATCTTCCGGATAAGGCGATAGATGTACTCGATGAGGCCGGTGCGAGGGTACATATCAACAACATACACGTTCCTGATGAAATCGTGAAGCTTGAGGCTGCCATTGAGGATATTAAGGAAGAGAAAAACCAGGTTGTAAAAAGCCAGAAGTACGAAGAGGCTGCCCAGCTTAGAGATAAGGAGAAAAAACTCCTTGAGCAGCTTGAGCAGGCTAAGCAACGATGGGAAGAAGAAACCAAGAGCAAGCGCTATACCGTAGACGAAGAAAATGTCGCTGACGTTATAGCCATGATGACTGGTATCCCTACCAAGCGTATAGCTCAGAAAGAGAGTAACAAACTTTTGGGTATGAACCAGGAGCTGAGCGGTAAGGTGATCGGACAGGACGATGCCATCAAAAAGCTTACAAAAGCTATCCAAAGAACCCGTGTGGGGCTGAAAGATCCTAAGAAGCCGATTGGTTCGTTTATCTTCCTCGGACCGACCGGAGTAGGTAAAACTGAACTGGCGAAAGTACTTTCCACTTATCTGTTTGATAAAGAGGACACACTAATCAGGATAGATATGAGTGAATACATGGAGAAATTCTCCGTATCACGACTGGTTGGAGCGCCTCCGGGATATGTGGGTTATGAAGAAGGTGGCCAGCTTACAGAGAAAGTAAGAAGAAAGCCTTACAGTGTGGTATTGCTGGACGAGATAGAAAAAGCTCACCCTGATGTATTTAACCTGTTGCTCCAGGTACTGGACGATGGTATACTTACCGATGGACTGGGCAGAAGGGTTGATTTCCGAAACACTATCATTATCATGACGTCCAATATTGGTGTAAGGGATCTGAAAGATTTCGGAGCAGGAATTGGTTTCGCACCATCATCTAAGCAAAACAATGCTGATGATGTAATGAAATCGACAATCCAAAGTGCACTGAAAAAAGCTTTCAGCCCTGAATTCCTGAACAGACTTGATGATGTGATCGTATTTAACTCTCTGCAAAGGGAAGATATTCACAAGATCATCGATCTTACGCTGAACAAATTGTTCCAGAGAATCAAATCGCTTGGTTACAACGTAGAGTTGACCACAAAAGCGAAAGACTTCTTGGCAGAGAAAGGATATGACCCTCAGTATGGTGCACGACCTTTGAACAGGGCCATTCAGAAATATCTGGAAGATTCTGTTGCCGAGGAGATCCTTAAAGGTGAGATCGAAGAAGGTGCAACCATAGTAGCAGATTACGATGGTAAAGGCGACGAGCTAAAGCTTAAAATGAAAAAGCCTAAGGCATCTAAGAAGGAAGAGAAAGAGGAGTAA
- a CDS encoding TCR/Tet family MFS transporter, with the protein MKNSKAAIGFIFVTLLIDVIGLGIIIPVMPTLIAELINGDISDAAVYGGWLVFAYASMQFVFAPVLGGLSDKFGRRPVLLFSLLGFGVDYIFMALAPTIGWLFVGRLISGITGASFTTASAYIADVSPPEKRSQNFGIIGAAFGLGFIVGPLLGGVLGQFGPRVPFMAAAALTLINWLYGYLVLPESLKQEDRRPFEWSRANPVGSLLQFKKYPVILGLVSSLVLVYIAAHATQSTWAYFTMEKFKWGEDWVGYSLAFVGLMVALVQGLLIRIILPKIGQVKGVYIGLFVYAVGFMLFAYAYEGWMMFAFTVIYAMGGLAGPSLQGIMSNQVPASEQGELQGGLTSLISVTSIVGPPLMTGIFAYFTDPNAYEVYFPGAPFVLGALLTLISLGLAFRTFQNLKT; encoded by the coding sequence ATGAAGAATAGTAAAGCAGCCATTGGTTTCATTTTTGTCACACTGCTGATCGATGTAATCGGCCTGGGCATTATTATTCCGGTAATGCCAACGCTTATTGCCGAGCTTATTAATGGAGACATCAGTGATGCGGCAGTTTACGGTGGCTGGCTGGTATTTGCCTATGCCTCTATGCAGTTTGTTTTCGCACCGGTGCTGGGAGGTTTAAGTGACAAGTTTGGCCGCCGTCCGGTATTGCTTTTTTCCCTTCTTGGTTTTGGTGTAGATTATATTTTCATGGCTTTGGCACCTACTATCGGCTGGCTGTTTGTAGGGAGGTTAATCTCCGGGATCACCGGAGCCAGCTTTACAACGGCATCAGCCTACATTGCTGATGTAAGCCCACCGGAAAAGCGTTCGCAAAACTTTGGCATTATCGGTGCAGCCTTCGGCTTAGGCTTCATTGTCGGGCCTCTCTTAGGTGGTGTGCTGGGTCAGTTTGGGCCTCGTGTCCCTTTTATGGCAGCGGCGGCACTGACGCTTATTAACTGGCTTTATGGCTATCTCGTACTGCCTGAATCCTTAAAGCAGGAAGACCGGCGACCTTTCGAATGGAGTCGTGCCAACCCGGTCGGTTCATTGCTTCAGTTTAAAAAATATCCTGTTATCCTCGGCCTGGTCTCGTCGCTGGTGCTGGTATATATTGCAGCTCATGCCACACAAAGCACCTGGGCATACTTTACTATGGAAAAATTCAAGTGGGGCGAAGACTGGGTCGGATATTCCCTCGCTTTTGTCGGCCTGATGGTAGCTCTGGTTCAGGGATTACTGATTCGCATTATTTTACCCAAGATAGGACAGGTAAAAGGTGTTTACATCGGGCTTTTTGTATACGCTGTTGGGTTCATGCTGTTCGCCTATGCTTATGAGGGCTGGATGATGTTTGCCTTTACGGTGATCTACGCCATGGGTGGACTTGCCGGTCCATCGTTGCAGGGTATTATGTCCAACCAGGTACCTGCTTCCGAACAAGGCGAGTTACAAGGTGGCCTCACCAGCCTGATTAGCGTAACTTCTATCGTGGGACCTCCTCTTATGACTGGTATATTTGCCTATTTTACCGATCCCAATGCTTATGAGGTTTATTTCCCGGGAGCACCTTTTGTTTTAGGGGCCTTGCTCACACTGATCAGCCTCGGCCTTGCATTCCGGACTTTTCAAAACCTTAAAACATGA
- a CDS encoding threonine aldolase family protein, with product MIADLRSDTVTKPTPGMLEAMMHARVGDDVFGEDPTVNELEEKCARLFGMDTAIFCPSGTMTNQIGINVLSNPYEEVICYKGSHIYKYEGGGVAGNSGLSFRLLEGDRGRINLDDILANVNADDIHLPISSIVSLENTVNKGGGSYYTLSEIAEISEACMSRGIKMHLDGARLFNALAETGDKPCDYGKYFDTISICLSKGLGAPVGSVLLGKAEHIRKARRMRKVFGGGMRQAGYLAAAGIYALDHHVQRLTEDHQRARKIGKVLEDMPYVNNVLPVDTNILIFELAQGITTDAFLQRLDQKGVKAVAFGPREIRFVTHLDFDDDALDFTINVLSQLSF from the coding sequence ATGATAGCAGACCTTCGAAGTGATACAGTGACCAAACCAACGCCCGGCATGCTGGAGGCAATGATGCATGCCAGAGTGGGTGACGATGTTTTTGGTGAAGACCCTACCGTAAATGAGTTGGAAGAAAAATGCGCACGGCTTTTTGGTATGGATACGGCCATTTTTTGTCCATCGGGCACCATGACAAACCAAATAGGGATCAATGTGCTTTCAAACCCTTACGAAGAAGTGATTTGCTACAAAGGCTCACATATCTATAAATATGAAGGTGGTGGTGTGGCAGGTAACAGTGGCCTGTCATTCAGGCTGCTTGAAGGTGACAGAGGCAGGATTAATCTGGACGATATTTTGGCCAACGTTAATGCTGATGATATTCATTTGCCCATATCTTCCATTGTATCGTTGGAGAATACCGTTAACAAAGGAGGAGGTAGCTATTATACCTTGTCCGAGATTGCAGAAATATCTGAGGCATGCATGTCACGAGGTATTAAAATGCACCTTGACGGTGCCCGTCTTTTTAATGCCTTGGCAGAGACCGGTGATAAGCCGTGTGATTATGGGAAATATTTTGATACCATTTCAATATGCCTGTCTAAAGGCCTGGGAGCGCCGGTCGGCTCTGTTTTGTTGGGTAAAGCTGAGCATATCCGCAAAGCGCGGCGCATGCGCAAAGTGTTCGGTGGAGGCATGCGACAAGCCGGATATTTGGCAGCAGCCGGTATTTATGCCCTCGATCACCATGTACAAAGGCTGACAGAAGATCATCAACGAGCACGTAAAATAGGAAAAGTGCTTGAAGATATGCCTTATGTAAACAACGTACTTCCGGTAGATACCAATATTTTGATCTTTGAACTGGCTCAAGGCATTACTACAGATGCATTTTTACAGCGGCTTGATCAAAAAGGTGTTAAAGCAGTAGCTTTTGGGCCGCGGGAAATAAGGTTTGTAACACACCTGGACTTTGATGATGACGCATTAGACTTCACTATAAATGTATTGAGTCAGCTCAGTTTCTGA
- a CDS encoding LytR/AlgR family response regulator transcription factor: MKIRCIIVDDEPLAIEVIESYINRLENIEIVAKCSNALKAFEILKKEPVDLIFLDIQMPKLTGLDFVKTLQNPPKVIITTAYRDYALEGYELNVVDYLLKPISFERFLKAVSRVYHTEISPETTQTTDIESEEAYIYLKADKKMVKVQLRDILYIESLKDYVRVKTSDKEVITHQKISYLEEKLPEECFLRIHRSFIVALKKVETYSATSIEVPGKELPIGRLYKDQVLEVLNAKHQI; the protein is encoded by the coding sequence ATGAAGATCAGATGTATCATAGTGGACGATGAGCCTCTTGCCATTGAAGTCATCGAATCTTATATCAACCGGCTGGAAAATATTGAAATAGTTGCCAAATGCAGTAACGCTCTGAAGGCATTTGAGATCTTAAAAAAGGAGCCTGTAGACCTGATCTTTCTGGACATCCAAATGCCTAAGCTTACGGGACTTGATTTTGTAAAAACTCTTCAAAACCCGCCGAAGGTAATTATCACTACTGCCTACCGTGATTATGCCTTGGAAGGTTATGAATTAAATGTAGTGGATTATCTATTAAAGCCCATTTCATTTGAAAGGTTCCTGAAAGCCGTGAGCCGCGTGTACCATACAGAAATTTCTCCTGAAACAACACAAACCACTGATATAGAGTCGGAAGAAGCTTATATATACCTGAAAGCGGACAAGAAAATGGTCAAAGTACAGCTTAGGGACATTTTATACATTGAGAGCCTCAAAGACTATGTAAGGGTAAAAACGAGTGACAAAGAGGTAATAACCCATCAAAAAATAAGCTATCTGGAGGAAAAACTACCCGAAGAATGCTTCCTGCGTATTCATCGTTCATTTATAGTCGCCCTTAAAAAGGTGGAGACCTACTCTGCTACTTCCATAGAAGTGCCCGGCAAAGAACTACCCATTGGCAGACTTTATAAAGACCAGGTCCTGGAGGTATTGAATGCTAAGCATCAGATTTAA
- a CDS encoding replication-associated recombination protein A has product MFDLNLPLAERMRPASLDELIGQEHLVGEGGILRKTIKSGVVPSMVLWGPPGVGKTTIANIIANQVKSPFYTLSAVSAGVKDVREVIEKAKRQSKAILFIDEIHRFNKSQQDALLGAVEKGTITLIGATTENPSFEVNSALLSRSQVYTLRSLTEEDLLRLIDMVLKKDEKLKKKKVHLKEYKAMLNISGGDARKLLNLLELVFDSLAGDEIEITDEKVMDIAQQRVAIYDKSGEQHYDIISAFIKSLRGSDPNAAVYYMARMIEGGEDVKFIARRMLIMASEDIGNANPTALVIANNTFQAVNVIGYPEAEIILSQCATYLACSPKSNASYMAIKKAKAIVRETGDLPVPMSIRNAPTKLMKDSGYGQGYKYAHDFANNFVSMEFLPEQIKNFKLYDPGKNAREEEMRKRLKALWKEKYGY; this is encoded by the coding sequence ATGTTTGATTTGAATTTACCTTTGGCAGAACGCATGCGGCCTGCGTCCCTTGATGAGCTCATAGGCCAGGAACATTTGGTAGGAGAAGGAGGAATTTTAAGGAAGACCATTAAATCAGGCGTAGTCCCGTCTATGGTACTCTGGGGGCCTCCCGGAGTAGGTAAAACTACAATCGCCAACATCATTGCCAACCAGGTAAAGTCGCCATTCTATACCCTAAGTGCGGTGAGTGCAGGTGTTAAAGATGTAAGGGAAGTCATAGAAAAAGCAAAGAGACAGTCCAAAGCCATACTCTTCATCGATGAGATCCACCGCTTTAATAAATCACAGCAAGATGCTCTACTTGGTGCTGTGGAGAAAGGAACTATTACATTAATCGGTGCAACTACTGAAAACCCGTCATTTGAAGTAAACTCAGCTTTGCTCAGCCGTAGCCAGGTCTATACCCTGAGATCGTTAACCGAAGAAGATTTGCTCCGGCTGATCGACATGGTGCTGAAAAAGGATGAAAAGCTGAAAAAGAAGAAAGTTCACCTGAAAGAGTACAAGGCCATGCTCAACATCTCCGGGGGCGATGCCCGCAAACTGCTCAACCTCCTGGAGCTTGTTTTTGATTCACTGGCTGGTGATGAGATTGAGATCACCGATGAAAAAGTAATGGACATAGCACAGCAGCGCGTGGCCATTTATGATAAATCCGGAGAGCAGCATTACGATATTATTTCTGCTTTTATCAAATCTCTCAGAGGCAGCGATCCCAATGCCGCGGTCTATTACATGGCACGTATGATTGAGGGCGGTGAAGACGTCAAGTTTATTGCACGCCGCATGTTGATCATGGCCTCTGAGGACATCGGTAATGCCAATCCCACTGCACTGGTGATTGCCAACAATACCTTCCAGGCCGTAAATGTGATAGGTTACCCAGAAGCAGAGATCATACTTTCTCAATGCGCCACCTACCTGGCCTGCTCACCCAAAAGCAATGCCAGTTATATGGCCATTAAAAAAGCCAAAGCCATAGTACGGGAAACCGGTGACCTGCCCGTACCCATGTCTATAAGAAATGCCCCCACCAAGCTTATGAAAGACTCCGGCTATGGACAGGGCTACAAGTATGCACATGACTTCGCCAACAACTTTGTAAGCATGGAGTTTCTTCCTGAGCAGATCAAAAATTTCAAACTTTACGACCCCGGCAAAAATGCCCGCGAAGAAGAAATGAGAAAGCGCCTGAAAGCCCTCTGGAAGGAGAAATATGGGTATTAG
- a CDS encoding WbqC family protein has protein sequence MPDNKTALIDLHYLPCIEYFTCLKKFDTIFIEKEEYYVKQTYRNRCHVLSANKVERLSVPVEGGNKKIKIKDIRISYKEKWYNDHWRTIMSAYGRAPFYEFFSDYFEVEFQKREKFLFDLNLNLLTLCLKLLQLKPVINFTDKFEKKPESDIIDLRSVIHPKQGYGQNTFYRPQPYQQVFGNTFVANLSIIDLLFCEGPNAAASVTNSMAQE, from the coding sequence ATGCCTGATAACAAAACAGCACTTATTGACCTTCATTACCTGCCATGCATTGAATATTTTACATGCCTGAAAAAGTTTGACACTATATTTATTGAAAAGGAAGAATACTACGTCAAGCAAACTTACCGCAACAGGTGCCATGTGTTGAGTGCCAATAAAGTTGAACGCCTTTCGGTTCCTGTCGAAGGGGGCAACAAAAAAATTAAAATAAAAGATATCAGGATCAGCTATAAAGAGAAGTGGTATAACGACCACTGGAGAACGATCATGTCGGCGTATGGGCGTGCCCCTTTTTATGAGTTTTTTTCAGACTACTTTGAGGTTGAATTCCAAAAAAGGGAAAAATTTCTCTTTGACTTAAACTTGAATCTACTGACATTATGTCTTAAATTATTACAGCTTAAACCTGTAATAAATTTTACAGATAAGTTTGAGAAGAAGCCTGAAAGCGATATAATTGACCTGAGGTCAGTTATTCATCCAAAACAGGGGTACGGGCAGAACACCTTTTACCGCCCTCAGCCGTACCAACAGGTTTTTGGCAACACTTTTGTGGCTAACCTTAGTATAATTGACCTATTGTTTTGCGAAGGGCCAAACGCGGCCGCATCAGTTACTAATTCGATGGCACAAGAATGA
- a CDS encoding L-threonylcarbamoyladenylate synthase has translation MPAELIKLYPENPQRDKIEHIVDVLKDGGIVIYPTDTIYGIGCDLFNKKAIDKLCWLKGIKPKDFNLSFICYDLSDISNYVKRIDTPTFKVLKKALPGPFTFILESNSNVPKILNVNKKTVGIRIPDNNIPRMMVNILGNPIVNSSIKHDDDVLEYNTDPEVIFEEFKHQVDIVIDGGPGGNIPSTVVDCTQDEFVVLREGLGDIHEYA, from the coding sequence ATGCCTGCAGAATTAATCAAACTATACCCTGAAAATCCGCAACGGGATAAAATAGAACACATTGTGGATGTGCTCAAGGATGGGGGAATAGTCATTTACCCCACCGATACCATTTACGGTATTGGCTGCGACCTTTTCAACAAAAAAGCTATTGACAAACTTTGTTGGCTCAAAGGCATAAAACCCAAGGATTTTAACCTTTCGTTTATTTGTTATGATCTGAGTGATATTTCCAATTATGTAAAGCGAATAGACACACCTACTTTCAAAGTGTTAAAAAAGGCACTCCCAGGCCCTTTTACCTTTATTCTGGAATCTAACAGCAATGTACCCAAGATACTTAACGTAAATAAAAAAACAGTCGGGATCAGGATACCTGACAATAACATACCCCGAATGATGGTAAACATTCTGGGCAACCCTATTGTAAACTCCTCGATCAAACACGACGATGATGTGCTTGAGTACAATACCGACCCTGAGGTAATTTTCGAAGAGTTTAAACACCAGGTAGACATTGTCATTGACGGAGGCCCGGGAGGCAATATTCCATCAACCGTAGTAGACTGCACGCAGGATGAGTTTGTGGTACTGAGGGAAGGACTTGGAGATATTCATGAATATGCCTGA
- a CDS encoding DMT family transporter: protein MPGKIKIHSVLLFVTLIYGANYTVAKFVMPEYLEPFGFIVFRIILGTLLFWVFSAATGADKIKSRKDFGLLFLCGLFGVAANQLLFFKGLSLTNPINGSVIMTTSPIMVMIVAYALGKEGITVKKIIGVLIGALGAYLLLTKDGVSLSEGTFLGDLLILLNGSSYAVYLVLVKPLMAKYKAITVIKWVFLFGGIIAFPFGISELSAVDWASIPVSIWLCIAYVILAATFLVYLLNVWSLKFVNSSLVGSYIYLQPVFATLVAVAFRDDQLDVFTVLYSMVIMLGVYLVSQK from the coding sequence ATGCCCGGAAAGATAAAAATACACAGCGTACTCCTTTTTGTTACTCTGATCTATGGTGCCAACTACACGGTTGCAAAGTTCGTAATGCCGGAGTATTTAGAGCCCTTTGGCTTTATTGTTTTTCGGATTATTCTGGGCACTTTACTCTTTTGGGTTTTCAGCGCTGCTACCGGAGCGGATAAGATTAAATCGCGAAAGGATTTTGGACTGCTCTTTCTATGCGGCCTGTTTGGGGTAGCGGCCAACCAACTGCTGTTTTTCAAAGGCCTCAGCCTCACTAACCCGATCAATGGCTCGGTGATCATGACCACCTCTCCTATTATGGTGATGATTGTGGCTTATGCCCTGGGGAAAGAGGGTATTACGGTTAAAAAAATTATAGGTGTATTAATCGGAGCCCTCGGAGCCTATCTCCTTCTTACCAAGGATGGCGTTTCGCTAAGTGAAGGTACATTTCTGGGTGACCTGCTCATCCTCCTCAACGGATCATCCTACGCGGTCTACCTTGTGCTTGTAAAGCCTCTGATGGCCAAGTACAAAGCGATCACGGTTATAAAATGGGTATTTTTATTTGGTGGCATCATTGCCTTCCCTTTTGGTATCAGTGAGCTCAGCGCTGTCGATTGGGCCAGTATTCCGGTCTCTATCTGGCTTTGCATCGCTTATGTTATCCTTGCTGCTACATTTTTGGTTTATCTGCTTAATGTATGGTCGTTGAAGTTTGTAAATTCTTCTCTGGTTGGCAGTTATATTTATTTGCAACCGGTGTTTGCCACGCTGGTGGCTGTAGCATTTCGTGACGACCAACTGGATGTTTTTACCGTACTGTATTCTATGGTAATCATGCTTGGCGTATACCTCGTTAGTCAGAAATGA